In the Juglans microcarpa x Juglans regia isolate MS1-56 chromosome 6D, Jm3101_v1.0, whole genome shotgun sequence genome, one interval contains:
- the LOC121235752 gene encoding KAT8 regulatory NSL complex subunit 3, protein MLPHEDKDYADEKSSSLPLALEETSPVVVFAHGAGAPSSSEWMIRWKKMLGKALNAAEVVTFDYPYISGGRRKAPPKAERLVEFHSDIVKKTVAKYPGHPLILAGKSMGSRVSCMVACNEDICASAIVCLGYPLKGMNGAVRDETLLGVTVPTMFVQGSKDTLCPLEKLEAVCKKMKSLIGLHVIDGGDHSFKIAKKHLQTKGSTQDEAENLAVQAIAAFVSRSIGAK, encoded by the exons ATGCTTCCTCACGAGGACAAGGACTATGCAGATGAGAAGTCATCGTCATTACCATTGGCGCTGGAGGAGACATCCCCTGTGGTGGTTTTTGCTCATGGTGCCGGTGCTCCTTCCTCTTCCGAATGGATGATCAG ATGGAAGAAAATGCTGGGCAAGGCCTTGAATGCTGCTGAAGTAGTTACCTTTGACTATCCTT ACATATCTGGTGGTAGACGGAAGGCTCCTCCCAAGGCAGAAAGGTTGGTCGAGTTTCACTCGGATATTGTTAAAAAGACTGTTGCTAAGTACCCTGGGCATCCGCTGATTTTGGCAGGGAAATCCATGGGGTCAAG AGTCAGCTGCATGGTAGCTTGCAATGAAGATATTTGTGCTTCAGCTATAGTTTGTTTGGGGTACCCACTGAAG GGGATGAACGGAGCAGTGCGAGATGAGACACTATTGGGAGTTACAGTTCCAACAATGTTCGTACAG GGTAGCAAAGACACATTGTGTCCACTGGAAAAGCTGGAAGCTGTTTGCAAGAAGATGAAATCTCTAATCGGTTTGCATGTGATTGATGGTGGTGACCATTCCTTCAAGATTGCAAAGAAGCACCTTCAAACCAAGGGGTCAACCCAAGATGAAGCTGAAAATCTTGCTGTTCAGGCCATTGCAGCGTTTGTGTCTAGGTCTATTGGAGCAAAGTAA